The following are encoded in a window of Platichthys flesus chromosome 19, fPlaFle2.1, whole genome shotgun sequence genomic DNA:
- the odf2a gene encoding outer dense fiber protein 2, with product MRKATRNRSSSPPIHVHVNEDTPVHVHVKGHRTHAAKPPQGKTKLERGNLRPTATVKTRVPWIPPGKASTRDASYKWEGPTHHLEITPLLAEPEPDQSHSAMRLAELTSEQEEGLHGRISQYERKIDSLMTEVSSLKNKVELRKREQLLERRSEQLSVSQRVIAEQEVELAEVTKELEETERENTRLRLSMEKWLEESDRLDRDNTQQDKDALLRKLMEAEVDGAAAAKQVSALRESVFKVCGSGRLSDSSVLGRQKELLLQKLETFEATNRTLRHLLREQHRSQVDSMRLSEQKDSLLKRLADTEAENAFLVVKLQEREKEVDQLSKRLDIEKENTKSTADLSKSLESTRAHLQGQLRSKEAENNRLTVQMKNLERAGDQQKAEMEHLKEQLTRQKEQACTDREALKRATRAQKQRAERGEDAAGQLSKQLLDTEKQVSEALSAAETWQSHHAQELKDKSKLEIELSLLNSRIMELTEQLQRSEEKGRVEREALLDRLHGLNTESTTARLEKQTLKATVAGMEEKLASCQSELQQVKASIKQYESLVDSYKIQVGKTRAEADEYCSRLARAEREAQAVRVRLEQEVEEVRRELLGRLTELEPLPDTLRQTELQLQEAQDRGRSQERRSLELSTTLTDLRMKVETQGSQVELFRQKNKVLLEENRQLQQRVETFERKLEETDSQNSDLLAVITKREDAIHNNQLRLEEKTRECSLLSRKLEEALDDARQQMSDSRERVTTKERSTQAKMVDLETQLSRTSSEINQLRRSKEEVERRYQSRLQDMTDRLEQSDSTNRSLQNYVQFLKASYANVFGDVSLSRSLQAPSPI from the exons ATG AGGAAAGCAACGAGGAACCGCTCCAGTTCTCCTCCTATTCACGTGCACGTCAACGAGGACACACCTGTCCACGTGCACGTGAAGGGTCACAGGACGCATGCTGCCAAACCCCCCCAG GGGAAGACCAAGCTGGAGAGAGGAAACCTCCGTCCCACAGCCACGGTCAAAACTCGAGTGCCATGGATTCCACCAGGAAAAGCCTCAACACGAGACGCCTCATACAAGTGGGAG GGACCAACGCACCACCTTGAGATCACGCCACTGCTCGCCGAACCAGAGCCGGATCAGTCGCACTCTGCAATGCGATTGGCTGAGCTCACATCAGAGCAAGAGGAAGGGCTTCACGGACGAATCAGCCAGTATGAGAGGAAGATTGACAGCTTGATGACAGAAGTCAGCTCTCTGAAGAATAAG GTGGAACTGCGGAAaagagagcagctgctggagcgCCGGTCGGAGCAGCTGAGCGTCTCCCAGCGGGTGATCGCcgagcaggaggtggagctggcTGAGGTGaccaaggagctggaggagactgAGCGGGAGAACACGCGGTTACGTCTGTCCATGGAAAAGTGGCTGGAGGAGAGCGACAG atTAGACCGGGACAACACGCAACAAGACAAAGACGCTCTGCTCCGAAAGCTGATGGAGGCTGAGGTGGACGGAGCCGCGGCAGCTAAACAAGTCTCAGCCCTGCGAGAGTctgttttcaaagtgtgtgGTTCTGGT AGGCTGTCAGACTCTTCAGTCTTAGGTCGTcagaaggagctgctgctgcagaagctgGAAACGTTTGAGGCCACAAACCGAACGCTGCGGCACCTTCTCAGAGAGCAGCACAGATCCCAG GTGGATTCGATGCGGCTGTCGGAGCAGAAGGATTCGTTACTGAAGAGACTCGCAGACACTGAGGCAGAAAATGCT TTTCTTGTGGTGAAACttcaagagagagaaaaagaagtcGATCAACTGTCGAAACGTCTCGATATTGAGAAG gaaaacacGAAGAGCACAGCTGATCTGTCCAAGAGTCTGGAGTCAACGAGAGCTCATCTACAGGGACAGCTCCGCAGCAAGGAGGCCGAGAACAACCGGCTCACTGTGCAGATGAAG AACCTGGAGCGAGCGGGCGACCAGCAGAAGGCAGAGATGGAGCACCTGAAGGAGCAGCTGACGAGGCAGAAGGAGCAGGCCTGCACCGACCGAGAGGCCCTGAAACGAGCCACACGAGCCCAGAAGCAGCGAGCTGAGCGCGGAGAGGACGCCGCTGGCCAGCTGAGCAAGCAGCTGCTGGACACG GAGAAGCAGGTGTCAGAAGCCCTGTCTGCAGCTGAGACCTGGCAGAGCCATCATGCCCaggagctgaaagacaagaGCAAGCTGGAGATTGAACTGTCGCTGCTGAACAG TCGTATCATGGAACTGACGGAGCAgcttcagaggtcagaggagaaaggTCGAGTGGAGAGAGAGGCTCTCCTGGATCGACTGCACGGACTGAACACCGAGAGCACCACCGCCCGACTGGAGAAGCAGACGCTCAAG GCCACAGTGGCTgggatggaggagaagctggcCTCCTGTCAGTCGGAGCTTCAGCAGGTCAAAGCTTCCATCAAGCAGTATGAAAGCCTGGTGGACAGCTACAAGATCCAG GTGGGGAAAACGCGGGCTGAGGCAGATGAGTACTGCAGTCGGCTGGCTCGGGCGGAGCGGGAGGCCCAGGCCGTGCGGGTCAggctggagcaggaggtggaggaggtgcgCAGGGAGCTGCTGGGACGGCTCACGGAGCTCGAGCCTCTTCCCGACACCTTACGCcagacagagctgcagctgcaggaggctcaGGACCGGGGACGCAGCCAGGAGAGACGCAGCCTGGAGCTCAGCACGACCCTCACTGATCTGCGCATGAAG GTGGAGACTCAGGGAAGTCAGGTGGAGCTGTTCAGACAGAAGAACAAggttctgctggaggagaaccgacagctgcagcagcgagTGGAGACGTTTGAAAG GAAGCTGGAGGAGACTGACAGTCAGAACAGCGACCTGCTGGCGGTCATCACCAAACGAGAAGACGCCATCCACAACAACCAGCTCCGTCTGGAGGAGAAAACCAGGGAGTGCTCCCTGTTgagcaggaagctggaggaggctCTGGATGATGCTCGGCAGCAG ATGTCGGATTCCAGAGAACGTGTCACCACCAAGGAGCGCTCCACCCAGGCCAAGATGGTGGACCTGGAGACTCAACTCAGCAGAACCAGCTCAGAAATCAACCAGCTGCGACGGtccaaagaggag GTGGAGCGACGCTATCAGAGCCGACTGCAGGACATGACCGATCGTCTGGAGCAGTCGGACAGCACCAACCGAAGTCTGCAGAACTACGTCCAGTTCCTCAAAGCTTCATACGCCAACGTGTTTGGAGATGTGTCCCTCAGCAGATCCCTGCAGGCGCCCTCCCCCATCTGA
- the marchf5l gene encoding E3 ubiquitin-protein ligase MARCHF5 — protein sequence MAAVEEQPEKHCWVCFATERDDHSAEWVSPCRCKGCTKWIHQSCLQRWLDEKQKGNSGGAVSCPQCGTEYHVVFPKMGPLVYFLQQVDRALSRVSPFAAVGVVVGTVYWSAVTYGAVTVMQVVGHKKGLYVMERADPLFLLMGLPTIPVVLVLGKMIRWEDYLIRLWHKRNLPPGSYRYLPRLPADGPGAGDHLSVSRTLCGALIFPSIASLVGRILFRRVSSNLHRTMLGGLVFVLIKGVLKVYFKQQQYIVQANRNILNYPERNRNGQNEGGEVDTEDTEDTEESGNE from the exons ATGGCCGCTGTTGAGGAGCAGCCTGAGAA ACACTGCTGGGTGTGTTTTGCCACAGAGCGGGACGACCACAGCGCGGAGTGGGTGAGTCCCTGCCGGTGTAAAGGCTGCACCAAATGGATCCATCAGTCGTGCCTGCAGCGCTGGCTGGACGAGAAGCAGAAAGGCAACAGTGGGGGGGCAGTGAGCTGTCCGCAGTGTGGCACCGAATACCACGTCGTCTTCCCCAAGATGG GCCCCTTAGTGTACTTCCTGCAGCAGGTGGACCGGGCTCTGTCTCGAGTCAGTCCCTTCGCAGCTGTGGGGGTGGTGGTCGGGACGGTGTACTGGTCAGCCGTCACATACGGAGCTGTGACCGTCATGCAG GTTGTGGGTCATAAGAAGGGTCTGTATGTGATGGAGCGAGCCGACCCGCTCTTCTTGCTGATGGGTCTGCCCACCATCCCTGTGGTGCTGGTCCTGGGAAAGATGATCCGCTGGGAGGATTATTTAATTCGACTGTGGCACAAACGCAACCTTCctccag GTAGCTACCGCTATCTGCCTCGTCTACCTGCCGACGGCCCCGGGGCCGGGGACCACCTCTCCGTGTCCAGGACTCTGTGCGGGGCGCTCATCTTTCCCTCCATCGCCAGTCTGGTCGGGAGGATTCTGTTTCGACGGGTTTCATCGAATCTGCATCGAACGATGCTG GGGGGCCTGGTGTTCGTGCTGATCAAAGGAGTTCTGAAGGTGtatttcaaacagcagcagtacaTCGTCCAGGCCAACAGGAACATCCTCAACTACcctgagagaaacagaaatggACAGAACGAAGGTGGCGAGGTGGACACCGAGGACACCGAGGACACCGAGGAGAGTGGAAACGAGTAG
- the kctd9b gene encoding BTB/POZ domain-containing protein KCTD9b, with protein sequence MRRVTLFVTGSSTNGKVVPVFGSLEDLLTAASSKLRVRASGLYNGSGGLIDDVTLIRDDDVLYISEADSSEDPQDERSDWLTLNVGGRCFTTTRSTLVRKEPESMLAHMFREKDGWGNRQDSQGAYLIDRSPDYFEPILNYLRHGQLILNDGINPLGVLEEARFFGIEPLAEQLETLIKSSQPPDDHSPLTRKEFIRFLLGTTTKSELRCQGLNFNGADLSRLDLRCINFKMANLGGANLTHANLSGANLERADLSMACLDGANLQGVKMLCTNAEGASLRSCNFEDPAGIKANLEGANLKGVDMEGSQMTGINLRVATLKNAKLKNCNLRGATLAGTDLENCDLSGCDLQEANLRGSNVKGAIFEEMLTPLHMSQSVR encoded by the exons ATGAGGAGAGTCACTCTGTTCGTTACCGGAAGCTCCACCAACGGGAAG GTGGTTCCGGTGTTCGGTTCCCTGGAGGACCTCCTGACCGCGGCCAGCTCCAAGCTGCGGGTTCGAGCCTCCGGCCTTTATAACGGCAGCGGCGGCCTCATCGATGACGTCACTCTCATCAG agATGATGACGTGTTGTACATATCAGAGGCAGATTCATCTGAAG atcCTCAGGATGAACGTTCTGATTGGCTCACTCTGAATGTGGGCGGGCGCTGCTTCACCACCACCAG gAGCACACTGGTCAGGAAGGAGCCTGAGAGCATGTTGGCTCACATGTTCAGAGAGAAAG ACGGGTGGGGGAACAGGCAGGACTCTCAGGGGGCCTACCTGATCGACCGCAGCCCAGACTACTTTGAGCCCATCCTGAATTATCTGAGACATGGACAGCTCATCCTCAACGACGGGATCAACCCCCTGG GCGTCCTGGAGGAGGCTCGTTTCTTTGGTATCGAGCCGCTCGCCGAGCAGCTGGAGACGCTCATCAAA TCCTCGCAGCCGCCCGACGACCACTCACCTCTGACCCGCAAAGAGTTTATTAGATTCCTGTTGGGCACGACCACCAAGTCCGAGCTGCGGTGTCAG GGGCTGAACTTCAACGGTGCAGATCTGTCTCGACTGGATCTGCGCTGCATTAACTTCAAGATGGCCAACCTGGGAGGAGCCAACCTGACGCACGCCAACCTGAGCGGGGCCAACCTGGAGAGAGCGGACCTGTCCATGGCGTGTCTGGAC ggagctAACCTGCAGGGAGTGAAGATGCTCTGCACCAACGCTGAGGGAGCGTCACTGAGAAGTTGTAACTTTGAGGATCCAGCTGGAATCAAAGCTAATCTGGAAG gagCCAACCTGAAGGGTGTGGACATGGAGGGAAGTCAGATGACGGGGATCAACCTGAGAGTCGCTACCCTGAAAAACGCCAAACTGAAGAACTGCAACCTGAGAGGAGCGACACTGGCAGGGACGGACCTggag AACTGTGACCTGTCGGGGTGTGACCTCCAGGAGGCCAACCTGAGAGGCTCCAACGTGAAGGGGGCCATCTTTGAGGAGATGCTCACGCCGCTGCACATGTCTCAGAGCGTCCGCTGA